A section of the Venturia canescens isolate UGA chromosome 11, ASM1945775v1, whole genome shotgun sequence genome encodes:
- the MED10 gene encoding mediator of RNA polymerase II transcription subunit 10 isoform X1, with the protein MAAPLENLETQLELFIENVRQIRIIVSDFQPQGQNVLNQKIQGLVNGLQEIDKLKGQVQDVHVPLEVFDYIDQGRNPQLYTKDCIEKALTKNEQVKGKIDAYRKFKANMLVELNRVFPNELTKYRAIRGDE; encoded by the exons ATGGCTGCTCCGTTAGAAAACTTGGAAACTCAGctcgaattatttattgaaaacgtTAGGCAAATTCGTATTATCGTTAGTGATTTCCAACCTCAAGGACAAAATGTGCTCAATCAAAAAAT CCAAGGCCTCGTGAACGGGTTACAAGAGATAGATAAATTGAAGGGACAGGTGCAGGATGTTCACGTACCTTTGGAAGTCTTTGA TTACATCGATCAAGGAAGGAATCCTCAGCTTTACACGAAAGATTGCATCGAGAAGGCATTGACCAAGAACGAGCAGGTCAAGGGCAAGATCGACGCTTACCGAAAATTCAAGGCTAACATGCTCGTAGAACTGAATCGCGTCTTCCCGAACGAACTAACGAAGTATCGGGCGATACGGGGcgacgaataa
- the MED10 gene encoding mediator of RNA polymerase II transcription subunit 10 isoform X2, producing the protein MLHRKSSKERTIYDDQGLVNGLQEIDKLKGQVQDVHVPLEVFDYIDQGRNPQLYTKDCIEKALTKNEQVKGKIDAYRKFKANMLVELNRVFPNELTKYRAIRGDE; encoded by the exons ATGTTGCACAGAAAATCCTCTAAGGAGAGGACGATTTATGATGA CCAAGGCCTCGTGAACGGGTTACAAGAGATAGATAAATTGAAGGGACAGGTGCAGGATGTTCACGTACCTTTGGAAGTCTTTGA TTACATCGATCAAGGAAGGAATCCTCAGCTTTACACGAAAGATTGCATCGAGAAGGCATTGACCAAGAACGAGCAGGTCAAGGGCAAGATCGACGCTTACCGAAAATTCAAGGCTAACATGCTCGTAGAACTGAATCGCGTCTTCCCGAACGAACTAACGAAGTATCGGGCGATACGGGGcgacgaataa
- the LOC122417803 gene encoding epimerase family protein SDR39U1 isoform X2, with amino-acid sequence MVLGHVVIELARNGLPKDTTAVINVAGQNILDPTRRWTTGFRQNVWNSRVETTKALSRAVTFTDAKKFVNISGVAYYPPNGKEYTEDDKCKPYDYLSELCHAWEAAAKLPDGCKTNQVTIRSGVVLGRTGGMIAQTIWPFFFGLGGPLGSGEQFMPWIHIEDLVYLFIWALRNDVGPVLNGVAPQLVRNKEFAKAFASAMWRPAIIPLPKFVLNLIFNEERAKIMTEGQKVLPKRVLESGFEFEYPDIKKACTQVAQLVYNNPL; translated from the exons atggtACTCGGACACGTTGTTATAG AATTGGCAAGAAACGGATTACCTAAGGATACAACTGCAGTGATAAATGTCGCGGGACAAAATATTTTGGACCCTACAAGAAGATGGACTACCGGATTTCGACAAAACGTTTGGAACAGTCGTGTGGAAACGACCAAAGCTCTGAGCCGAGCGGTCACGTTCACAGACGccaaaaaatttgtcaatatTTCTGGTGTCGCTTATTATCCACCAAATGGAAAAGAATACACAGAAGATGACAAGTGCAAACCTTACGACTACTTGTCAG AACTTTGCCACGCGTGGGAAGCTGCTGCCAAACTTCCCGATGGTTGCAAAACGAACCAGGTGACGATAAGATCTGGTGTTGTTTTGGGAAGAACAGGAGGAATGATCGCTCAAACGATCTGGCCATTTTTCTTTGGACTCGGCGGACCTCTCGGTTCTGGAGAACAATTCATGCCTTGGATACACATTGAAGATTTGGTCTACTTGTTCATTTGGGCCTTACGAAACGACGTGGGACCGGTGCTCAATGGCGTAGCGCCACAa cTCGTAAGGAACAAAGAATTTGCTAAAGCATTTGCAAGCGCAATGTGGAGACCCGCCATAATACCGTTGCCGAAATTCGTCCTCAATCTCATTTTCAACGAAGAACGAGCAAAa ATTATGACCGAAGGTCAAAAAGTCTTGCCTAAAAGGGTGTTGGAATCGGGATTTGAGTTCGAGTACCCAGACATAAAAAAAGCCTGTACTCAAGTCGCTCAACTCGTGTATAACAACCCACTGTGA
- the LOC122417803 gene encoding epimerase family protein SDR39U1 isoform X1, giving the protein MVLGHVVIGGGTGFIGSCIANALRQEGAGITIISRMPGPSRLTWTELARNGLPKDTTAVINVAGQNILDPTRRWTTGFRQNVWNSRVETTKALSRAVTFTDAKKFVNISGVAYYPPNGKEYTEDDKCKPYDYLSELCHAWEAAAKLPDGCKTNQVTIRSGVVLGRTGGMIAQTIWPFFFGLGGPLGSGEQFMPWIHIEDLVYLFIWALRNDVGPVLNGVAPQLVRNKEFAKAFASAMWRPAIIPLPKFVLNLIFNEERAKIMTEGQKVLPKRVLESGFEFEYPDIKKACTQVAQLVYNNPL; this is encoded by the exons atggtACTCGGACACGTTGTTATAG GCGGTGGGACCGGCTTTATAGGCTCGTGCATCGCTAATGCGCTTAGACAAGAGGGCGCGGGTATTACCATTATTTCGCGAATGCCCGGTCCCTCCCGCCTCACTTgg ACAGAATTGGCAAGAAACGGATTACCTAAGGATACAACTGCAGTGATAAATGTCGCGGGACAAAATATTTTGGACCCTACAAGAAGATGGACTACCGGATTTCGACAAAACGTTTGGAACAGTCGTGTGGAAACGACCAAAGCTCTGAGCCGAGCGGTCACGTTCACAGACGccaaaaaatttgtcaatatTTCTGGTGTCGCTTATTATCCACCAAATGGAAAAGAATACACAGAAGATGACAAGTGCAAACCTTACGACTACTTGTCAG AACTTTGCCACGCGTGGGAAGCTGCTGCCAAACTTCCCGATGGTTGCAAAACGAACCAGGTGACGATAAGATCTGGTGTTGTTTTGGGAAGAACAGGAGGAATGATCGCTCAAACGATCTGGCCATTTTTCTTTGGACTCGGCGGACCTCTCGGTTCTGGAGAACAATTCATGCCTTGGATACACATTGAAGATTTGGTCTACTTGTTCATTTGGGCCTTACGAAACGACGTGGGACCGGTGCTCAATGGCGTAGCGCCACAa cTCGTAAGGAACAAAGAATTTGCTAAAGCATTTGCAAGCGCAATGTGGAGACCCGCCATAATACCGTTGCCGAAATTCGTCCTCAATCTCATTTTCAACGAAGAACGAGCAAAa ATTATGACCGAAGGTCAAAAAGTCTTGCCTAAAAGGGTGTTGGAATCGGGATTTGAGTTCGAGTACCCAGACATAAAAAAAGCCTGTACTCAAGTCGCTCAACTCGTGTATAACAACCCACTGTGA